The following proteins are encoded in a genomic region of Comamonas resistens:
- a CDS encoding sulfite exporter TauE/SafE family protein, producing the protein MLSEAWLVAAAVAVFGLAGWVKGMLGLGLPTVSMALLALFMPPAQAAALLLLPSLVTNVVQMRPVNTLPLLLKRLGGMQLGIMAGTLGGMAIWGGVGGLPGARMALGLALVVYGFWGLCGPQWLMPQRHQAWSGLVVGFVTGGITALTGVFVVPAVAFLQSLGLARQALMQAMGLCFTVSTVALGLGMWWFEKEGAVSGGLGLGLVVSGLMLIPALAGMHWGEVLREKLSPVRFKKVLMGSLMVLGVYMLF; encoded by the coding sequence ATGTTGAGTGAAGCATGGCTGGTCGCAGCCGCTGTCGCGGTGTTTGGCCTGGCGGGATGGGTCAAGGGCATGCTGGGCCTGGGGCTGCCCACGGTCTCCATGGCCTTGCTGGCGCTGTTCATGCCGCCCGCGCAGGCGGCGGCGCTGTTGCTGCTGCCCTCGCTGGTGACCAATGTGGTGCAGATGCGGCCCGTCAACACCTTGCCTTTGCTACTCAAGCGTCTGGGAGGCATGCAGCTGGGAATCATGGCGGGTACGCTGGGCGGCATGGCCATCTGGGGCGGTGTGGGCGGCCTGCCTGGCGCGCGTATGGCCTTGGGGCTGGCGCTGGTGGTCTACGGGTTTTGGGGATTGTGCGGGCCGCAATGGCTGATGCCGCAACGGCATCAGGCCTGGTCGGGGCTGGTGGTGGGCTTTGTCACCGGAGGCATCACCGCATTGACCGGTGTGTTTGTCGTGCCTGCCGTGGCCTTTTTGCAATCTCTGGGGCTGGCGCGTCAGGCACTGATGCAGGCCATGGGCCTGTGCTTCACCGTGTCCACCGTGGCATTGGGGCTGGGCATGTGGTGGTTTGAAAAGGAGGGCGCTGTCTCCGGCGGTCTGGGCCTCGGCCTGGTGGTTTCGGGCTTGATGTTGATTCCTGCCTTGGCTGGCATGCACTGGGGCGAGGTGCTGCGTGAAAAACTCTCGCCTGTGCGTTTCAAGAAGGTGTTGATGGGAAGCCTGATGGTGTTGGGCGTGTATATGCTTTTCTAG
- a CDS encoding LysR substrate-binding domain-containing protein, translated as MRFDLTDLQLFVHILDSGTMTAAAALSHITLASASERVRGMEEQLSCALLERKARGVSPTAAGHALGQHARQVLAQMQQLRGAMGEFGAGLAGQIRLRGNTSALREHLPLAVGGFLLQHPQIALELQECPSVEVLDGLRQGLCDLGVAAWDADQPPPLAGLECSMWRSDQLVAVLAADHPLAGHSSLTLADLVHENWVGLPRDSALQQLLIKQALRLEKADAEKKPPLTGSTLRMRVQLPHPEGLCQLVGQKVGVCILPAAAVRRHAAATGVVAVPLGDAWARRQLWLCTARGSTLPGPASQLLAHLRREAALQP; from the coding sequence ATGCGCTTTGACCTCACCGATCTGCAGCTATTCGTGCATATCCTGGACAGCGGCACCATGACGGCTGCCGCGGCGCTCTCGCACATCACGCTGGCCTCGGCCAGCGAGCGCGTACGCGGCATGGAAGAGCAACTGAGCTGCGCCCTGCTGGAGCGCAAGGCGCGCGGGGTATCGCCAACGGCGGCTGGTCATGCGCTGGGCCAGCATGCGCGCCAGGTGCTGGCCCAGATGCAGCAGCTGCGCGGGGCCATGGGGGAGTTCGGTGCAGGCCTGGCCGGTCAGATCCGGCTGCGCGGCAATACCTCGGCCTTGCGCGAGCACCTGCCGCTGGCTGTTGGCGGCTTTTTGCTGCAGCACCCGCAAATCGCGCTGGAGCTGCAGGAATGCCCCAGTGTCGAGGTTCTGGATGGCCTGCGCCAAGGCCTGTGCGATCTGGGCGTGGCTGCCTGGGATGCAGACCAGCCTCCACCACTGGCCGGCCTGGAGTGCAGCATGTGGCGCTCCGATCAACTGGTGGCCGTACTCGCAGCCGACCATCCGCTGGCCGGGCATTCCAGCCTGACGCTGGCCGATCTCGTGCATGAAAACTGGGTAGGCCTGCCGCGTGACTCGGCCCTGCAGCAGTTGCTGATAAAGCAGGCCCTGAGGCTGGAAAAGGCCGATGCCGAAAAAAAGCCCCCTCTCACAGGCAGCACACTGCGCATGCGCGTGCAGCTGCCTCACCCCGAGGGTCTGTGCCAGTTGGTTGGGCAGAAGGTAGGCGTCTGCATCCTGCCTGCCGCCGCGGTCCGGCGCCACGCCGCAGCCACCGGGGTCGTGGCCGTACCTCTGGGCGACGCCTGGGCCAGGCGCCAGCTGTGGCTGTGCACGGCCAGAGGCAGCACCTTGCCCGGCCCGGCCAGCCAGTTGCTGGCCCATCTGCGCCGGGAGGCCGCTCTGCAGCCGTAG
- the ybgC gene encoding tol-pal system-associated acyl-CoA thioesterase, which yields MGCPSEGIVPLEGGPARGSDAVAQGGFTYPIRVYWEDTDAGGVVFYANYLKFFERARTEWLRSLGIAQHSLREQTGGIFVVTSAQIEYLRPARLDDQLIVTAKLQSSGRASLTIEQQALLVNTDNQSQQPVLLSTGLIRIGWVDGQTMRPTRIPNRILEQLS from the coding sequence ATGGGCTGCCCCAGCGAAGGCATTGTCCCCCTTGAGGGGGGCCCGGCGAGGGGAAGCGACGCAGTCGCCCAGGGGGGCTTCACATACCCTATCCGCGTTTACTGGGAAGACACCGACGCCGGCGGCGTCGTCTTCTACGCCAACTACCTCAAGTTCTTCGAACGCGCACGCACCGAGTGGCTGAGGTCTTTGGGCATCGCCCAGCACAGTCTGCGGGAACAAACGGGCGGCATCTTTGTCGTAACTTCAGCGCAGATCGAATATCTGCGTCCGGCGCGACTGGACGACCAACTCATTGTTACCGCAAAGCTGCAAAGCTCGGGCCGTGCTTCGCTCACAATCGAGCAGCAGGCATTGCTGGTGAACACTGACAATCAATCCCAACAACCTGTGCTGCTGAGCACGGGTCTTATCCGAATTGGGTGGGTGGATGGTCAGACCATGCGCCCCACGAGAATTCCAAACCGTATCCTGGAGCAACTTTCATGA
- a CDS encoding pyridoxal phosphate-dependent aminotransferase, translating to MSVIELSRRAQRIEPFYVMEMAKHAQQVARQSSASDSPMIYLNIGEPDFSAPPLVQQAAERAIRDGRTQYTQAPGLPELRERISAWYASRFGVDVPARRIIITAGASAALQLACLALIDEGDEVLMPDPSYPCNRHFVSAAEGKPVLIPSSAAERFQLSAAKVEAAWGERTRGVMLASPSNPTGTSIAPDELRRIHEVVRAKGGLTIVDEIYLGLSYDEAFGQSALKLGDDIISINSFSKYFNMTGWRLGWMVVPESLVAPIEMLAQHLFICASTVSQYAALACFEPESIAEYERRRAEFKARRDYFIPALESVGLPVPVKPDGAFYAWADCRAAAEKLGVAQGNTCSWDFAHALVDRAHLAITPGRDFGQAETASYVRFSTANSMEQLQEAVARLKKLLG from the coding sequence ATGTCTGTCATTGAGCTATCCCGCCGCGCCCAGCGCATCGAGCCGTTCTATGTCATGGAAATGGCCAAGCACGCACAGCAAGTGGCCCGCCAGTCCAGCGCCAGCGACTCGCCCATGATCTATCTGAACATTGGCGAACCCGACTTCAGCGCCCCGCCCCTGGTGCAGCAGGCTGCCGAGCGCGCCATCCGCGACGGTCGCACCCAGTACACCCAGGCACCGGGCCTGCCCGAGCTGCGCGAGCGCATCAGTGCCTGGTACGCCAGCCGCTTTGGCGTGGATGTGCCGGCCCGGCGCATCATCATCACGGCCGGCGCCTCGGCCGCGCTGCAGCTGGCCTGCCTGGCGCTGATCGACGAGGGCGACGAGGTGCTGATGCCCGACCCCAGCTACCCCTGCAACCGCCACTTTGTCTCGGCCGCCGAGGGCAAGCCCGTGCTGATTCCTTCATCGGCGGCGGAGCGCTTCCAGCTCAGCGCCGCCAAGGTCGAAGCCGCCTGGGGCGAGCGCACGCGCGGCGTGATGCTGGCCTCGCCCTCCAACCCCACGGGCACCTCGATTGCGCCCGACGAGCTGCGCCGCATCCACGAAGTCGTGCGCGCCAAGGGCGGGCTGACCATCGTCGATGAAATCTATCTGGGCCTGTCCTATGACGAAGCCTTTGGCCAATCGGCCCTGAAGCTTGGTGACGACATCATCTCCATCAACAGCTTCAGCAAATACTTCAATATGACGGGCTGGCGCCTGGGTTGGATGGTGGTGCCGGAGTCTCTGGTCGCACCGATAGAGATGCTGGCCCAGCACCTGTTCATCTGCGCCAGCACCGTGTCGCAATATGCGGCCCTGGCTTGCTTCGAGCCCGAAAGCATTGCCGAATACGAACGCCGCCGCGCCGAGTTCAAGGCCCGCCGCGACTACTTCATTCCCGCGCTGGAGTCTGTCGGCCTGCCTGTGCCTGTCAAGCCCGATGGCGCTTTCTACGCCTGGGCCGACTGCCGCGCCGCGGCCGAGAAGCTCGGCGTTGCTCAGGGGAACACTTGCAGCTGGGACTTTGCCCACGCTCTTGTGGACCGCGCCCACCTGGCCATCACTCCCGGCCGCGACTTTGGCCAGGCCGAGACGGCCAGCTATGTCCGCTTTTCCACGGCCAACTCCATGGAGCAATTGCAGGAAGCCGTGGCCCGCCTGAAAAAACTGCTCGGTTGA
- a CDS encoding LysR family transcriptional regulator → MNQASSESGQSSPPAPPSWELWRSFLAVVEHGSLSGAARALKLTQPSISRHVNALEQCLNAALFTRSRHGLNPTPLATSLLAQVQSMASAAESLLRSASAASAQAQGIVRITASEMVGTMVLPPMLAAFREQHPAIVVELALSNRNDDLLLRQADIAVRMQRPTQAALVARHVGSVKAGLFAHQSYARRHGLPGNLQALFAHPLIGVDRDETPLQHPALAKLGLSRESFALRCDSDVAQWMAMRAGFGIGACQHSLVAEDPQYLHVLPEEVQWNYEMWLAMHEDQRDTLRIRLLFDHLANGLQRHLSQTATAPQPPGPAC, encoded by the coding sequence ATGAACCAAGCCTCCTCAGAGTCCGGGCAGAGCAGCCCGCCTGCGCCGCCCAGCTGGGAACTTTGGCGCAGCTTTCTGGCGGTTGTGGAGCACGGCAGCCTTTCGGGTGCAGCGCGGGCCCTGAAGTTGACGCAGCCCAGCATCAGCCGACATGTCAACGCACTGGAGCAGTGCCTGAATGCAGCACTGTTCACGCGCTCGCGCCATGGCCTCAATCCCACGCCGCTGGCGACCTCATTGCTCGCACAGGTGCAAAGCATGGCGTCTGCTGCCGAAAGCCTGTTGCGCAGCGCATCCGCAGCGAGTGCTCAGGCACAGGGCATCGTGCGTATCACTGCCAGCGAAATGGTTGGCACCATGGTTCTGCCCCCCATGCTGGCCGCATTTCGGGAGCAACACCCGGCCATCGTGGTCGAGCTGGCCCTGTCCAACCGCAACGACGACCTGCTGCTGCGCCAGGCCGATATCGCAGTACGCATGCAGCGCCCCACGCAGGCAGCATTGGTTGCACGCCATGTGGGCTCGGTCAAAGCAGGGCTGTTTGCCCATCAGAGCTATGCCCGCAGACATGGCCTGCCCGGCAATCTGCAAGCGCTTTTTGCGCATCCGCTGATCGGGGTGGACCGGGATGAAACGCCTTTGCAGCACCCGGCTCTGGCAAAGCTTGGCCTGAGCCGTGAAAGCTTTGCCCTGCGCTGCGACAGCGACGTGGCGCAGTGGATGGCCATGCGGGCCGGATTCGGTATCGGGGCCTGTCAACACTCGCTGGTCGCGGAAGACCCGCAATACCTGCATGTGCTGCCTGAAGAGGTGCAATGGAACTACGAGATGTGGCTGGCCATGCATGAAGACCAGCGCGATACCTTGCGAATACGGCTGCTGTTTGACCATCTGGCCAATGGCTTGCAGCGCCATCTGTCGCAGACCGCAACAGCACCGCAGCCACCTGGGCCTGCCTGCTAG
- a CDS encoding DUF1963 domain-containing protein yields MDSSRLASLAPSPKLTPEIAQELAPWLALNTSACCVLEVGGFRPSGDPAASHFGLSPLMAADEAWPVDAAGQPMQFIAQLNLEQAPWKPEALQGLALLQFFVGEKFIESGCAPETWAIRLRHDTAGLIPREQPLFRDDAWIGKGFEARWLAPQQDHPCYDDGCMRLPEGMPEFPDDAHGLCSGRTKLGGYARSLQHEIAFLPAVEDEDSNWQPSPHEPEYLLQIDSEAKAGLNWVDGGIVYLGRNPATGQWSAHCQFY; encoded by the coding sequence ATGGACTCCTCTCGTCTGGCATCTTTGGCCCCCAGCCCCAAGCTGACTCCTGAAATCGCCCAGGAGCTGGCGCCCTGGCTGGCTCTGAACACCAGCGCCTGCTGCGTACTGGAGGTTGGCGGCTTCAGGCCCAGCGGCGATCCGGCGGCCTCGCATTTCGGGCTCTCCCCGCTCATGGCCGCCGACGAGGCCTGGCCTGTCGACGCCGCAGGCCAGCCCATGCAGTTCATCGCCCAGCTCAATCTGGAGCAAGCCCCCTGGAAGCCCGAGGCACTCCAAGGCCTTGCGCTGCTGCAGTTCTTTGTCGGCGAAAAATTCATAGAAAGCGGCTGTGCCCCCGAGACCTGGGCCATCCGGCTGCGCCATGACACTGCGGGCCTGATACCGCGCGAGCAGCCCCTCTTTCGTGACGACGCCTGGATAGGCAAGGGCTTTGAAGCACGCTGGCTGGCTCCGCAACAGGATCATCCTTGCTACGACGACGGCTGCATGCGCCTGCCCGAAGGTATGCCTGAGTTTCCCGACGACGCCCACGGCCTGTGCTCGGGCCGCACCAAGCTGGGCGGCTACGCCAGAAGCCTGCAGCACGAGATCGCTTTTCTGCCTGCCGTTGAAGATGAGGACAGCAACTGGCAGCCCTCGCCCCACGAGCCCGAATACCTGCTGCAGATCGACAGCGAAGCCAAAGCAGGCCTGAACTGGGTCGATGGCGGCATCGTCTACCTGGGGCGCAACCCCGCTACCGGCCAATGGTCGGCGCACTGTCAGTTTTATTGA
- a CDS encoding SRPBCC domain-containing protein, protein MPGILLISTSILLTALALWRAPKAELHTSIEIEATPERVWELLGNPESYSHWNPFIVSMQGELVQGGRLINQLQTSQGRRMQFRPLVLKVQAARELRWRGRLLFPRIFDGEHFFELQPVQRPDISRPRTRLVHGERFRGLLLWWMDVEEFRPDFERLNLALKSAAEQ, encoded by the coding sequence ATGCCTGGAATTTTGCTGATTTCAACTTCCATTCTTTTGACTGCGCTGGCGCTCTGGCGGGCCCCGAAGGCAGAGCTGCACACCAGCATCGAGATCGAGGCCACGCCGGAAAGAGTCTGGGAGCTGTTGGGAAATCCCGAAAGCTACAGCCACTGGAATCCGTTCATTGTTTCCATGCAGGGCGAGTTGGTGCAGGGGGGTAGGCTGATCAACCAGCTGCAGACTTCGCAAGGCAGGCGCATGCAGTTCAGGCCGCTGGTTCTGAAGGTGCAGGCCGCCCGTGAATTGCGCTGGCGCGGGCGGTTGCTGTTTCCCCGCATTTTTGACGGTGAGCATTTCTTTGAGCTGCAACCGGTTCAGCGGCCAGATATTTCTCGTCCGCGCACGCGGCTGGTGCATGGGGAGCGGTTTAGAGGCTTGTTGCTCTGGTGGATGGACGTTGAAGAGTTTCGCCCCGACTTTGAGCGCCTGAACCTCGCGCTCAAGTCCGCTGCCGAGCAATAG
- a CDS encoding biopolymer transporter ExbD has protein sequence MPAMSSRGRNRRTVNEINMVPFIDVMLVLLIIFMVTAPMLTPGSINVPSAGKSSRPPTKNIAYVLLDKDGSIQFKNGSSTQTVKLDDLKGLAQSWQEGQGEDSAIQIVADKGLPFDDVMKAHTTLSKAGVKRIAFGVVSSSSN, from the coding sequence ATGCCAGCCATGAGCTCACGCGGCCGCAACCGCCGCACCGTCAACGAAATCAATATGGTGCCCTTCATCGACGTGATGCTGGTGCTGCTCATCATCTTTATGGTGACGGCTCCCATGCTCACGCCGGGCTCCATCAACGTACCGAGCGCAGGCAAATCCTCGCGCCCGCCGACCAAGAACATCGCCTATGTGCTGCTGGACAAGGATGGCAGCATCCAGTTCAAGAACGGCAGCAGCACACAGACCGTCAAGCTTGATGATCTCAAGGGCCTGGCCCAGTCCTGGCAGGAAGGCCAGGGCGAAGACAGTGCCATCCAGATCGTGGCCGACAAGGGCCTGCCCTTCGACGATGTCATGAAGGCACACACCACGCTTTCCAAGGCCGGCGTCAAACGCATCGCCTTTGGCGTGGTCTCCTCTTCCAGCAACTGA
- a CDS encoding methyl-accepting chemotaxis protein, whose translation MFRFLSIRKGLILVLVLMLLALAVAIGEGLHSTVKGAAGTQAQYDFFQGRLMAIKQMQIHIVENRLEFSTGYRELLRGDKAALEEAVGDAEKALASADKQAQAFLAETEGKALPDEQERARALVKAFQVYKDMAQRSAQALRSGNEEGYYGTAMRAERRNALQGLTAATRTYLEAADQRSHSLIAEAQASQSQALAGSTALMVLGLALAVGCWLFIRNQVLLPIAEANSVLETVAQGDLTGRIPEAHHEIGRLMASLQRMQASLSGMVTEVRQGVNEIGVAAQEIALGNANLSSRTEQQASALQETAASMEQLSSTVSQNADNARQANQLAASSLEVAVRGGQAGTEAVATIGALADSSRRMAEIVTVIDSIAFQTNILALNAAVEAARAGEQGKGFAVVASEVRALAQRSATAAKEIKGLIEDSVTKVDEGSAQVAHAGELMQQIVASVQRVTDIMGEISAASQEQASGISQVNQAVTQMDQNTQQNAALVEEAAAAAGSQEAQTRRLQQAVSRFRLPGDAGQRGLIQHEPGVAKPHPKPAVAPSRAVPARKVEPKRPALATAAPAATGKPAARTAASDDGGDWETF comes from the coding sequence ATGTTCCGATTTCTGAGTATCCGCAAGGGGTTGATCCTGGTGCTGGTCCTGATGCTGCTGGCCCTGGCGGTGGCCATAGGTGAAGGCCTGCACAGCACGGTCAAGGGCGCTGCAGGAACCCAGGCTCAGTACGATTTTTTTCAGGGCCGGTTGATGGCCATCAAGCAGATGCAGATCCATATCGTGGAGAACCGGCTGGAGTTTTCCACGGGCTACCGCGAATTGCTGCGTGGTGACAAGGCTGCGCTGGAGGAGGCTGTGGGCGATGCGGAAAAAGCGCTGGCCAGTGCCGACAAGCAGGCCCAGGCCTTTCTGGCCGAGACCGAGGGCAAGGCCTTGCCGGACGAGCAGGAGCGCGCCCGTGCCCTGGTCAAGGCCTTCCAGGTCTACAAGGACATGGCGCAGCGCAGTGCCCAGGCTTTGCGCAGCGGTAATGAGGAAGGTTACTACGGCACGGCCATGCGCGCCGAGCGGCGCAATGCCCTGCAAGGTCTGACAGCGGCCACCCGCACCTATCTGGAGGCGGCGGACCAGCGCTCGCACAGCCTGATTGCCGAGGCCCAGGCTTCGCAATCTCAGGCCTTGGCCGGAAGCACGGCGCTGATGGTGTTGGGCCTGGCGCTGGCCGTGGGCTGCTGGCTGTTCATTCGCAACCAGGTACTGCTCCCCATAGCCGAGGCCAACAGCGTGCTGGAAACCGTGGCGCAGGGCGATCTGACGGGCCGTATCCCCGAAGCTCATCACGAGATCGGCCGCCTGATGGCTTCGCTGCAGCGCATGCAGGCCAGCCTGAGCGGCATGGTGACCGAAGTGCGCCAGGGCGTGAACGAGATCGGCGTTGCGGCGCAGGAGATTGCCTTGGGCAATGCCAATCTGAGCAGCCGTACCGAGCAGCAGGCTTCGGCCCTGCAGGAGACTGCGGCAAGCATGGAGCAGCTGTCTTCCACCGTCAGCCAGAATGCCGACAACGCGCGTCAGGCCAATCAACTGGCCGCCAGCAGCCTGGAGGTGGCCGTGCGCGGCGGTCAGGCCGGCACGGAGGCTGTTGCCACCATCGGCGCGTTGGCCGACAGCTCCAGGCGCATGGCGGAAATTGTCACCGTCATCGACAGCATTGCCTTCCAGACCAATATCCTGGCGCTCAATGCCGCCGTGGAAGCGGCGCGTGCCGGCGAGCAGGGCAAGGGCTTTGCCGTGGTGGCCTCCGAAGTGCGGGCGCTGGCCCAGCGCTCGGCCACGGCGGCCAAGGAGATCAAGGGTCTGATCGAGGACTCCGTGACCAAGGTGGACGAAGGCTCGGCCCAGGTGGCGCATGCGGGCGAGCTGATGCAGCAGATCGTGGCATCGGTGCAGCGTGTGACGGACATCATGGGCGAGATCTCGGCCGCTTCCCAGGAGCAGGCTTCGGGCATTTCCCAGGTCAACCAGGCCGTGACCCAGATGGACCAGAACACGCAGCAGAACGCGGCCCTGGTGGAGGAGGCAGCGGCCGCTGCCGGCTCACAGGAAGCGCAGACCCGCCGTTTGCAGCAAGCCGTCTCGCGCTTTCGGCTGCCCGGCGATGCGGGCCAGAGGGGGCTGATCCAGCATGAACCTGGAGTCGCCAAACCTCACCCCAAGCCTGCGGTTGCGCCGAGCAGAGCTGTGCCCGCCAGGAAGGTGGAGCCCAAGCGCCCCGCACTGGCGACCGCTGCTCCTGCCGCTACCGGCAAGCCTGCTGCGCGCACTGCCGCATCTGATGATGGGGGCGATTGGGAGACCTTTTAA
- the tolQ gene encoding protein TolQ has protein sequence MNSQDMSILSLILQASWVVQLVMLILVIASIASWATIFRKAQTLKRVRTLNDNFEQDFWSGTSLNDLYASAAQNAKTGGPMERIFASGMREYQKLRERRIGDVATLMDGTRRAMRASFQRELDEIESGLSFLGTVASVSPYVGLFGTVWGVMHAFTGFANMEQITLATVAPGIAEALVATAMGLFAAIPAVTAYNRYAHNIDRIASQEETFIEEFSNILQRNVGATTSASGH, from the coding sequence ATGAACTCCCAAGACATGTCCATCCTCAGCCTGATCCTGCAGGCCAGCTGGGTGGTGCAACTGGTCATGCTGATTCTGGTGATCGCATCGATTGCCAGCTGGGCCACCATTTTCCGCAAGGCCCAGACCCTGAAGCGCGTGCGCACGCTCAACGACAACTTCGAGCAGGACTTCTGGTCGGGCACCAGCCTCAACGACCTCTATGCCTCGGCCGCGCAGAACGCCAAGACCGGCGGCCCCATGGAGCGCATCTTTGCCAGCGGCATGCGTGAATATCAGAAGCTGCGCGAGCGCCGCATCGGCGACGTCGCCACACTGATGGACGGCACACGCCGTGCCATGCGCGCCAGCTTTCAGCGCGAGCTTGACGAGATCGAGTCTGGCCTGTCCTTTCTGGGCACCGTGGCTTCGGTCTCGCCCTATGTCGGCCTGTTCGGCACCGTCTGGGGCGTGATGCACGCCTTCACGGGCTTTGCCAATATGGAGCAGATCACGCTGGCCACCGTCGCCCCCGGCATTGCCGAAGCCCTGGTCGCCACCGCCATGGGCCTGTTTGCGGCCATTCCGGCCGTGACGGCCTACAACCGCTACGCCCACAACATCGACCGCATCGCCAGTCAGGAAGAAACCTTCATCGAGGAGTTCTCCAACATCCTGCAGCGCAATGTGGGCGCCACCACCAGTGCCTCCGGCCATTGA
- the tolA gene encoding cell envelope integrity protein TolA: MPNQQDRDQFAPPRPKGRVRSWSLALAAHGLLIAALMWTVRPPKEADEAMVEAEVWSSSAPASAPAVTQPAPTPAPSPEPVPEPPPPPPPPTPAPEPVAAPVPAPAPKPQLHDDDHEAEIALAKKKKLEQQKKEKAEQEAREQREKERKEKAEKAEKEKAEKAHQEKLDRLKAEKAEKAEKERKEKLEHEKKEKAEKAARDKAEKEKAEKAEKEKAEKAARDKAEKEKAEKDKAAKEKAAKDAKEKAAKEAKAADERRKAELARLQGLAGSAGGSGGSDHSGSGGSRSGGAGSSASGGPSAGYAAKVAARVKPNIVYPDAVSGNPRAEVRVRTAPDGTITGATISKSSGNPAWDEAVVRALHKTDKLPRDIDGKVPSDLVIGFRPQD; encoded by the coding sequence ATGCCTAACCAGCAAGACCGCGATCAGTTTGCACCGCCCCGCCCCAAGGGCCGGGTGCGCTCCTGGTCGCTCGCCCTGGCCGCGCACGGCCTGCTGATTGCGGCCCTGATGTGGACGGTGCGCCCCCCCAAAGAAGCCGACGAAGCCATGGTCGAGGCCGAGGTCTGGAGCAGTTCTGCCCCAGCCTCGGCCCCTGCCGTGACTCAGCCTGCACCGACTCCCGCGCCCTCACCGGAGCCCGTACCCGAGCCTCCGCCGCCGCCCCCACCACCGACCCCGGCTCCCGAGCCCGTTGCTGCACCAGTGCCCGCACCAGCCCCCAAACCTCAGCTTCATGACGACGATCACGAGGCCGAGATAGCGCTGGCCAAAAAGAAGAAGCTGGAGCAGCAGAAGAAGGAAAAGGCCGAGCAGGAAGCCCGCGAACAGCGCGAGAAGGAGCGCAAGGAAAAAGCCGAAAAGGCCGAGAAGGAAAAGGCTGAAAAAGCGCACCAGGAAAAGCTGGACCGCCTGAAGGCCGAGAAAGCGGAAAAAGCCGAGAAAGAGCGCAAGGAAAAGCTAGAGCACGAGAAAAAGGAAAAGGCTGAAAAAGCGGCCAGGGACAAGGCCGAGAAGGAAAAAGCCGAGAAGGCTGAGAAAGAAAAAGCCGAAAAAGCCGCCAGGGACAAGGCCGAGAAAGAAAAGGCCGAAAAGGACAAGGCTGCCAAAGAAAAAGCCGCAAAGGACGCCAAGGAAAAGGCGGCCAAGGAAGCCAAGGCTGCCGATGAGCGCCGCAAGGCCGAGCTGGCGCGCCTGCAGGGGCTGGCCGGCAGCGCTGGCGGCAGCGGCGGAAGCGACCACAGCGGCAGCGGCGGCAGTCGTAGCGGTGGTGCGGGCAGCAGCGCCAGCGGCGGCCCCTCGGCAGGCTATGCGGCCAAGGTGGCTGCACGCGTCAAGCCCAACATCGTCTACCCCGATGCGGTCAGCGGCAATCCGCGCGCCGAAGTCCGTGTGCGCACGGCCCCGGACGGCACCATCACCGGCGCTACGATCTCCAAGTCCAGCGGCAATCCCGCCTGGGATGAGGCCGTGGTCCGGGCGCTGCACAAGACCGACAAGCTGCCGCGTGATATCGACGGCAAGGTGCCATCCGATCTGGTCATCGGCTTCCGACCTCAGGACTGA